The Pan troglodytes isolate AG18354 chromosome 1, NHGRI_mPanTro3-v2.0_pri, whole genome shotgun sequence genome includes a region encoding these proteins:
- the LOC107966493 gene encoding complement factor H-related protein 4 isoform X2, whose amino-acid sequence MLLLINVILTLWVSCANGQVKPCDFPDIKHGGLFHKNMRRPHFPAAVGKYYSYYCDEHFETPSGSYWDYIHCTQNGWSPAVPCLRKCYFPYLENGYNQNYGRKFVQGNSTEVACHPGYRLPKAQTTVTCTEKGWSPTPRCIRVRTCSKSDIEIENGFISESSSIYILNKEIQYKCKPGYATADGNSSGSITCLQNGWSTQPICIKFCDMPVFENSRAKSNGVRFKLHDTLDYECYDGYEISYGNTTGSIVCGEDGWSHLPTCYNSSEKCGPPPPISNGGTTSFLLKVYVPQSRVEYQCQSYYELQGSNYVTCSNGEWSEPPRCIHPCIITEKNMNKNNIKLKGRNDRKYYAKTGDTIEFMCKLGYNANTSILSFQAVCREGIVEYPRCE is encoded by the exons TGAAGCCTTGTGATTTTCCAGACATTAAACATGGAGGTCTATTTCATAAGAATATGCGTAGACCACACTTTCCAGCAGCTGTAGGAAAATATTACTCCTATTACTGTGATGAACATTTTGAGACTCCTTCAGGAAGTTACTGGGATTACATTCATTGCACACAAAATGGGTGGTCGCCAGCAGTACCATGTCTCA gaaaatgttattttccttatttggaaaatggATATAATCAAAATTATGGAAGAAAGTTTGTACAGGGTAACTCTACAGAAGTTGCCTGCCATCCTGGCTACCGTCTTCCAAAAGCACAGACCACAGTTACATGTACGGAGAAAGGCTGGTCTCCTACTCCCAGATGCATCCGTGTCA gaACATGCTCAAAATCAGATATAGAAATTGAAAATGGATTCATTTCTGAATCTTcctctatttacattttaaataaagaaatacaatataaatgtaaACCAGGATATGCAACAGCAGATGGAAATTCTTCAGGATCAATTACATGTTTGCAAAATGGATGGTCAACACAACCAATTTGCATTA aatTTTGTGATATGCCTGTTTTTGAGAATTCCAGAGCCAAGAGTAATGGCGTGCGGTTTAAGCTCCATGACACATTGGACTACGAATGCTACGATGGATATGAAATCAGTTATGGAAACACCACAGGTTCCATAGTGTGTGGTGAAGATGGGTGGTCCCATTTGCCAACATGTTATA attcttcaGAAAAGTGTGGGCCTCCTCCACCTATTAGCAATGGGGGTACCACCTCCTTTCTACTAAAAGTGTATGTGCCACAGTCAAGAGTCGAGTACCAATGCCAGTCCTACTATGAACTTCAGGGTTCTAATTATGTAACATGTAGTAATGGAGAGTGGTCGGAACCACCAAGATGCATAC aTCCATGTATAATAACtgaaaaaaacatgaataaaaataacataaagttaaaaggaagaaatgacagaaaatattatGCAAAAACAGGGGATACCATTGAATTTATGTGTAAATTGGGATATAATGCAAATACATCAATTCTATCATTTCAAGCAGTGTGTCGGGAAGGGATAGTGGAATACCCCAGATGCGAATAA
- the LOC107966493 gene encoding complement factor H-related protein 4 isoform X3 produces the protein MDKPCDFPDIKHGGLFHKNMRRPHFPAAVGKYYSYYCDEHFETPSGSYWDYIHCTQNGWSPAVPCLRKCYFPYLENGYNQNYGRKFVQGNSTEVACHPGYRLPKAQTTVTCTEKGWSPTPRCIRVRTCSKSDIEIENGFISESSSIYILNKEIQYKCKPGYATADGNSSGSITCLQNGWSTQPICIKFCDMPVFENSRAKSNGVRFKLHDTLDYECYDGYEISYGNTTGSIVCGEDGWSHLPTCYNSSEKCGPPPPISNGGTTSFLLKVYVPQSRVEYQCQSYYELQGSNYVTCSNGEWSEPPRCIHPCIITEKNMNKNNIKLKGRNDRKYYAKTGDTIEFMCKLGYNANTSILSFQAVCREGIVEYPRCE, from the exons CCTTGTGATTTTCCAGACATTAAACATGGAGGTCTATTTCATAAGAATATGCGTAGACCACACTTTCCAGCAGCTGTAGGAAAATATTACTCCTATTACTGTGATGAACATTTTGAGACTCCTTCAGGAAGTTACTGGGATTACATTCATTGCACACAAAATGGGTGGTCGCCAGCAGTACCATGTCTCA gaaaatgttattttccttatttggaaaatggATATAATCAAAATTATGGAAGAAAGTTTGTACAGGGTAACTCTACAGAAGTTGCCTGCCATCCTGGCTACCGTCTTCCAAAAGCACAGACCACAGTTACATGTACGGAGAAAGGCTGGTCTCCTACTCCCAGATGCATCCGTGTCA gaACATGCTCAAAATCAGATATAGAAATTGAAAATGGATTCATTTCTGAATCTTcctctatttacattttaaataaagaaatacaatataaatgtaaACCAGGATATGCAACAGCAGATGGAAATTCTTCAGGATCAATTACATGTTTGCAAAATGGATGGTCAACACAACCAATTTGCATTA aatTTTGTGATATGCCTGTTTTTGAGAATTCCAGAGCCAAGAGTAATGGCGTGCGGTTTAAGCTCCATGACACATTGGACTACGAATGCTACGATGGATATGAAATCAGTTATGGAAACACCACAGGTTCCATAGTGTGTGGTGAAGATGGGTGGTCCCATTTGCCAACATGTTATA attcttcaGAAAAGTGTGGGCCTCCTCCACCTATTAGCAATGGGGGTACCACCTCCTTTCTACTAAAAGTGTATGTGCCACAGTCAAGAGTCGAGTACCAATGCCAGTCCTACTATGAACTTCAGGGTTCTAATTATGTAACATGTAGTAATGGAGAGTGGTCGGAACCACCAAGATGCATAC aTCCATGTATAATAACtgaaaaaaacatgaataaaaataacataaagttaaaaggaagaaatgacagaaaatattatGCAAAAACAGGGGATACCATTGAATTTATGTGTAAATTGGGATATAATGCAAATACATCAATTCTATCATTTCAAGCAGTGTGTCGGGAAGGGATAGTGGAATACCCCAGATGCGAATAA
- the LOC107966493 gene encoding complement factor H-related protein 3 isoform X1, with the protein MQALHIKELYHNISSGTTWVKNHGQSRPCDFPDIKHGGLFHKNMRRPHFPAAVGKYYSYYCDEHFETPSGSYWDYIHCTQNGWSPAVPCLRKCYFPYLENGYNQNYGRKFVQGNSTEVACHPGYRLPKAQTTVTCTEKGWSPTPRCIRVRTCSKSDIEIENGFISESSSIYILNKEIQYKCKPGYATADGNSSGSITCLQNGWSTQPICIKFCDMPVFENSRAKSNGVRFKLHDTLDYECYDGYEISYGNTTGSIVCGEDGWSHLPTCYNSSEKCGPPPPISNGGTTSFLLKVYVPQSRVEYQCQSYYELQGSNYVTCSNGEWSEPPRCIHPCIITEKNMNKNNIKLKGRNDRKYYAKTGDTIEFMCKLGYNANTSILSFQAVCREGIVEYPRCE; encoded by the exons ATGCAGGCCTTGCATATTAAAGAACTATATCATAACATTAGCAGTGGAACCACATGGGTCAAAAATCATGGACAATCAAGG CCTTGTGATTTTCCAGACATTAAACATGGAGGTCTATTTCATAAGAATATGCGTAGACCACACTTTCCAGCAGCTGTAGGAAAATATTACTCCTATTACTGTGATGAACATTTTGAGACTCCTTCAGGAAGTTACTGGGATTACATTCATTGCACACAAAATGGGTGGTCGCCAGCAGTACCATGTCTCA gaaaatgttattttccttatttggaaaatggATATAATCAAAATTATGGAAGAAAGTTTGTACAGGGTAACTCTACAGAAGTTGCCTGCCATCCTGGCTACCGTCTTCCAAAAGCACAGACCACAGTTACATGTACGGAGAAAGGCTGGTCTCCTACTCCCAGATGCATCCGTGTCA gaACATGCTCAAAATCAGATATAGAAATTGAAAATGGATTCATTTCTGAATCTTcctctatttacattttaaataaagaaatacaatataaatgtaaACCAGGATATGCAACAGCAGATGGAAATTCTTCAGGATCAATTACATGTTTGCAAAATGGATGGTCAACACAACCAATTTGCATTA aatTTTGTGATATGCCTGTTTTTGAGAATTCCAGAGCCAAGAGTAATGGCGTGCGGTTTAAGCTCCATGACACATTGGACTACGAATGCTACGATGGATATGAAATCAGTTATGGAAACACCACAGGTTCCATAGTGTGTGGTGAAGATGGGTGGTCCCATTTGCCAACATGTTATA attcttcaGAAAAGTGTGGGCCTCCTCCACCTATTAGCAATGGGGGTACCACCTCCTTTCTACTAAAAGTGTATGTGCCACAGTCAAGAGTCGAGTACCAATGCCAGTCCTACTATGAACTTCAGGGTTCTAATTATGTAACATGTAGTAATGGAGAGTGGTCGGAACCACCAAGATGCATAC aTCCATGTATAATAACtgaaaaaaacatgaataaaaataacataaagttaaaaggaagaaatgacagaaaatattatGCAAAAACAGGGGATACCATTGAATTTATGTGTAAATTGGGATATAATGCAAATACATCAATTCTATCATTTCAAGCAGTGTGTCGGGAAGGGATAGTGGAATACCCCAGATGCGAATAA